A window from Citrus sinensis cultivar Valencia sweet orange chromosome 5, DVS_A1.0, whole genome shotgun sequence encodes these proteins:
- the LOC102613635 gene encoding importin subunit alpha-1b, with the protein MSLRPNSKADSRRNKYKVAVDADEGRRRREDNMVEIRKNKREESLQKKRREGLQNQQPLANDVNAPGTAKKLENLPVMVAGVWSNDSGVQYECTTQFRKLLSIERSPPIEEVIRSGVVPRFVEFLLREDYPQLQFEAAWALTNIASGTSEHTKVVIDHGAVPIFVKLLYSPSDDVREQAVWALGNIAGDSPRCRDLVLSQGGLVPLLAQLNGQPKLSMLRNATWTLSNFCRGKPQPPFDQVSPALPALAHLIHSNDDEVLTDACWALSYLSDGTNDKIQAVIEAGVFPRLAEFLMHPSPSVLIPALRTVGNIVTGDDMQTQCVIEYQALPCLLNLLSGNYKKSIKKEACWTVSNITAGNREQIQAVIEANIIGPLVTLLENAEFDIKKEAAWAISNATSGGTHEQIKFLVIQGCIKPLCDLLVCPDPRIVTVCLEGLENILKVGEAEKNLGNTDVNVFTQMIDDAEGLEKIESLQTHDNAEIYEKSVKLLETYWLDDEDETMPPGDASQPGFGFGGNGNPPAPSGGFNFS; encoded by the exons ATGTCGTTGAGGCCGAACTCGAAAGCCGACAGTCGACGCAACAAATACAAGGTAGCAGTCGACGCCGATGAAGGTCGCCGGAGGAGAGAGGATAACATGGTGGAGATCCGAAAGaacaaaagagaagaaagcttGCAGAAGAAGCGACGTGAAGGTCTGCAAAACCAGCAACCGCTCGCTAATGATGTTAACGCTCCTGGTACAGCGAAGAAG TTGGAAAATCTACCTGTGATGGTAGCCGGTGTTTGGTCTAATGACAGTGGTGTGCAGTATGAGTGTACCACTCAGTTTCGAAAATTGCTGTCCATCG AACGCAGCCCACCAATTGAAGAAGTTATACGATCTGGTGTTGTTCCTCGCTTTGTTGAGTTTCTTCTGAGGGAGGATTATCCGCAACTTCAG TTTGAAGCGGCTTGGGCTCTTACGAACATTGCTTCTGGGACTTCCGAGCATACTAAGGTGGTAATTGATCATGGTGCTGTTCcaatatttgtgaaacttCTTTATTCTCCAAGCGACGATGTTCGCGAGCAG GCTGTGTGGGCATTGGGAAATATTGCTGGTGACTCTCCAAGATGCCGTGATCTTGTTCTTAGCCAAGGAGGTTTGGTCCCTTTGTTGGCACAATTGAATGGCCAACCAAAGCTTTCCATGCTTAGAAATGCTACCTGGACTCTTTCAAACTTTTGTCGAGGAAAGCCTCAACCACCTTTTGACCAG GTTAGCCCTGCACTTCCTGCTCTTGCACATCTTATTCATTCAAATGATGATGAAGTTTTGACGGATGCTTGTTGGGCACTTTCCTATCTTTCTGATGGCACGAATGACAAAATTCAAGCTGTTATTGAAGCTGGTGTATTTCCTCGTCTGGCTGAGTTTCTAAT GCACCCTTCTCCTTCAGTGCTTATACCTGCTCTTCGCACAGTTGGCAATATAGTCACCGGGGATGATATGCAAACTCAG TGCGTTATCGAATATCAAGCACTTCCGTGCCTTCTTAATCTGTTGTCGGGCAATTATAAAAAGAGCATTAAAAAGGAAGCTTGTTGGACTGTCTCGAATATCACCGCTGGCAACAGGGAGCAAATTCAG GCTGTGATTGAGGCTAACATAATTGGCCCCCTTGTTACTCTACTTGAAAATGCTGAGTTTGACATAAAGAAAGAGGCCGCATGGGCTATCTCAAACGCCACATCTGGTGGTACTCATGAGCAAATCAA ATTCCTTGTGATTCAAGGGTGCATCAAGCCCTTGTGTGATCTTCTTGTATGTCCCGATCCAAGAATTGTTACCGTCTGTTTGGAAGGGCTTGAGAACATATTGAAGGTGGGAGAAGCCGAAAAGAATTTGGGCAACACAGATGTAAATGTCTTTACTCAAATGATTGATGATGCTGAGGGGTTAGAGAAAATTGAGAGTTTACAAACTCACGACAATGCTGAGATTTATGAGAAGTCTGTAAAGCTTCTGGAAACATATTGGTTGGATGACGAGGATGAGACAATGCCACCAGGGGATGCTTCTCAACCTGGTTTCGGATTTGGAGGCAATGGGAATCCTCCTGCTCCATCCGGTGGCTTCAATTTCAGCTAG
- the LOC102613931 gene encoding uncharacterized protein LOC102613931, giving the protein MDGGGGSNGGSLSYYAILGIRKDASFSDIRSAYHKLAMKWHPDRSAKNPGVAGEAKRRFQQIQEAYSVLSDENKRSMYDAGLYDPLEEEDEDFYGFMQEMVSMMNNVKDEGDSFEDLQRTFVEMVDGMSFDFNYDPTDAQKARVNTSKGKAAKRGTSRC; this is encoded by the exons ATGGATGGAGGAGGAGGATCCAACGGCGGATCTTTGAGCTACTACGCGATTCTTGGGATTCGCAAGGACGCCTCCTTCTCTGACATTCGCTCCGCTTATCACAAGCTCGCCATG AAATGGCATCCGGATAGGAGTGCGAAGAACCCGGGAGTGGCCGGGGAAGCCAAACGCCGGTTTCAGCAAATTCAAGAAGCTTACTCCG TCCTCTCGGATGAGAACAAGAGGTCAATGTACGATGCTGGACTTTATGATCCCCTTGAGGAAGAAGATGAG GACTTCTATGGTTTTATGCAAGAGATGGTCTCCATGATGAATAATGTTAAAGACGAG GGGGACAGTTTTGAGGACCTCCAAAGGACGTTCGTGGAAATGGTGGATGGGATGAGCTTCGACTTTAATTATGATCCTACGGATGCGCAAAAAGCACGTGTCAACACATCAAAGGGTAAAGCGGCCAAGCGCGGTACTTCTCGTTGCTGA
- the LOC102614233 gene encoding calmodulin-binding protein 60 B-like isoform X1, protein MSQSKMVPKRPFDDDGFGVLVPEPRKRPTLKKVVDDVMKGNWQNKMVASLEPCIRSVVREELERVLLPRFHPGARSSFNQAETSEGRGLQLLFVNKLPCPIYTGSRIEAEDGGPVKIVLVDPISKTRVTSGPYSSMKVEILVLDGDFGSDDHENWTEREFLEKIVREREGKRPLVTGELHITLKDGVGILSDIVFTDNSSWIRCRKFRLGARVLQKGCREARIKEAKSEAFVVKDHRGELNKKHYPPSLDDDIWRLEKIAKDGKYHERLAKKGVYNVKDFLRMHTTDPGSLRKIISASNKTWETIVEHAATCVVNDGKLYAFTGDGIILLLNSIYKLVAVTFDGENCVHPNDLAFPQKISVENLKRVAYKNVNQFVLIDARANFGPLMPSPNLQDEALSSPTSILQNHEFPVAHQEVQFGLDHASTSTSYSQEAVADDHQSHPIQNSLTVGDFPPVPGNGGGGNNWCPSCPQLVPSNHLAVEMPQLQMPGWSPCNAIWEQSNGIFFAPSSDSNFGVHISRIGKPKAAWCKIRAAVILESVRRDLAARRMASRPFYINMNTRL, encoded by the exons ATGTCGCAATCTAAAATGGTGCCGAAGAGGCCTTTTGATGATGACGGGTTCGGAGTTCTGGTTCCGGAGCCCAGGAAGAGACCTACTCTTAAGAA GGTCGTTGATGATGTAATGAAGGGGAACTGGCAGAATAAAATGGTAGCCTCGCTTGAACCTTGTATTCGCAGTGTG GTGCGAGAGGAGTTGGAACGCGTGTTGCTGCCCCGCTTTCACCCCGGTGCAAG ATCCTCGTTTAACCAAGCTGAGACATCTGAAGGAAGAGGCCTGCAGTTGCTTTTTGTTAATAAACTGCCTTGTCCAATCTACACCGGCAGCAGAATAGAAGCTGAGGATGGTGGGCCGGTTAAGATAGTGCTGGTAGATCCTATCAGCAAGACCAGAGTAACGTCTGGCCCCTACTCTTCGATGAAGGTCGAGATCCTTGTCCTTGATGGTGATTTTGGTTCTGATGACCATGAAAATTGGACTGAAAGGGAGTTCCTAGAGAAAATTGTTCGCGAAAGAGAAGGTAAACGCCCACTAGTCACAGGGGAGCTGCATATTACATTAAAAGATGGAGTTGGAATTCTCAGTGACATAGTTTTCACTGATAATAGTAGCTGGATAAGATGTCGAAAGTTCAGGCTAGGAGCCAGAGTTCTGCAAAAAGGCTGTAGAGAAGCGAGGATCAAGGAAGCTAAAAGTGAAGCTTTTGTGGTGAAGGATCATCGCGGAGAAT TGAACAAGAAACATTATCCTCCATCCTTGGATGATGATATATGGCGCTTGGAGAAGATAGCCAAAGACGGCAAATACCATGAACGGTTGGCTAAAAAGGGAGTTTATAACGTGAAGGATTTCTTGCGTATGCATACTACCGATCCTGGGTCACTACGCAAA ATAATTAGTGCCTCAAACAAAACATGGGAAACAATAGTGGAACATGCTGCTACTTGCGTCGTAAATGATGGGAAGTTGTATGCTTTTACCGGAGATGGAATTATTCTCTTACTTAATTCCATATACAAGCTTGTAGCAGTAACATTTGATGGTGAAAATTGTGTGCATCCGAATGATCTTGCCTTCCCTCAGAAG ATTTCAGTGGAAAATCTAAAGAGGGTAGCTTATAAAAATGTGAATCAATTCGTCCTAATTGATGCACGCGCCAATTTTGGCCCTTTAATGCCCTCACCAAATCTGCAAGATGAAGCACTTAGTAGTCCAACTTCAATTCTGCAGAATCATGAGTTCCCAGTCGCCCATCAAG aAGTGCAATTCGGTTTAGACCATGCGTCAACTTCGACATCTTACAGCCAAGAAGCAGTAGCAGATGACCATCAGTCTCATCCCATCCAAAACAGCCTTACAGTGGGTGATTTTCCCCCGGTACCCGGCAACGGCGGCGGAGGAAACAATTGGTGCCCCAGTTGTCCACAATTGGTGCCAAGCAATCACTTAGCAGTTGAAATGCCTCAGCTTCAGATGCCAGGTTGGTCTCCCTGTAATGCAATATGGGAGCAAAGCAATGGCATTTTTTTTGCTCCAAGCAGTGACTCGAATTTTGGTGTACATATTTCCAGAATTGGGAAACCAAAAGCAGCCTGGTGCAAGATAAGAGCTGCTGTCATATTGGAATCAGTGAGGAGAGATTTGGCTGCTAGAAGAATGGCCTCAAGGCCTTTctatataaatatgaatacTAGGCTCTAA
- the LOC102614233 gene encoding calmodulin-binding protein 60 B-like isoform X2 — translation MSQSKMVPKRPFDDDGFGVLVPEPRKRPTLKKVVDDVMKGNWQNKMVASLEPCIRSVVREELERVLLPRFHPGARSSFNQAETSEGRGLQLLFVNKLPCPIYTGSRIEAEDGGPVKIVLVDPISKTRVTSGPYSSMKVEILVLDGDFGSDDHENWTEREFLEKIVREREGKRPLVTGELHITLKDGVGILSDIVFTDNSSWIRCRKFRLGARVLQKGCREARIKEAKSEAFVVKDHRGELNKKHYPPSLDDDIWRLEKIAKDGKYHERLAKKGVYNVKDFLRMHTTDPGSLRKIISASNKTWETIVEHAATCVVNDGKLYAFTGDGIILLLNSIYKLVAVTFDGENCVHPNDLAFPQKISVENLKRVAYKNVNQFVLIDARANFGPLMPSPNLQDEALSSPTSILQNHEFPVAHQEVQFGLDHASTSTSYSQEAVADDHQSHPIQNSLTVGDFPPVPGNGGGGNNWCPSCPQLVPSNHLAVEMPQLQMPELGNQKQPGAR, via the exons ATGTCGCAATCTAAAATGGTGCCGAAGAGGCCTTTTGATGATGACGGGTTCGGAGTTCTGGTTCCGGAGCCCAGGAAGAGACCTACTCTTAAGAA GGTCGTTGATGATGTAATGAAGGGGAACTGGCAGAATAAAATGGTAGCCTCGCTTGAACCTTGTATTCGCAGTGTG GTGCGAGAGGAGTTGGAACGCGTGTTGCTGCCCCGCTTTCACCCCGGTGCAAG ATCCTCGTTTAACCAAGCTGAGACATCTGAAGGAAGAGGCCTGCAGTTGCTTTTTGTTAATAAACTGCCTTGTCCAATCTACACCGGCAGCAGAATAGAAGCTGAGGATGGTGGGCCGGTTAAGATAGTGCTGGTAGATCCTATCAGCAAGACCAGAGTAACGTCTGGCCCCTACTCTTCGATGAAGGTCGAGATCCTTGTCCTTGATGGTGATTTTGGTTCTGATGACCATGAAAATTGGACTGAAAGGGAGTTCCTAGAGAAAATTGTTCGCGAAAGAGAAGGTAAACGCCCACTAGTCACAGGGGAGCTGCATATTACATTAAAAGATGGAGTTGGAATTCTCAGTGACATAGTTTTCACTGATAATAGTAGCTGGATAAGATGTCGAAAGTTCAGGCTAGGAGCCAGAGTTCTGCAAAAAGGCTGTAGAGAAGCGAGGATCAAGGAAGCTAAAAGTGAAGCTTTTGTGGTGAAGGATCATCGCGGAGAAT TGAACAAGAAACATTATCCTCCATCCTTGGATGATGATATATGGCGCTTGGAGAAGATAGCCAAAGACGGCAAATACCATGAACGGTTGGCTAAAAAGGGAGTTTATAACGTGAAGGATTTCTTGCGTATGCATACTACCGATCCTGGGTCACTACGCAAA ATAATTAGTGCCTCAAACAAAACATGGGAAACAATAGTGGAACATGCTGCTACTTGCGTCGTAAATGATGGGAAGTTGTATGCTTTTACCGGAGATGGAATTATTCTCTTACTTAATTCCATATACAAGCTTGTAGCAGTAACATTTGATGGTGAAAATTGTGTGCATCCGAATGATCTTGCCTTCCCTCAGAAG ATTTCAGTGGAAAATCTAAAGAGGGTAGCTTATAAAAATGTGAATCAATTCGTCCTAATTGATGCACGCGCCAATTTTGGCCCTTTAATGCCCTCACCAAATCTGCAAGATGAAGCACTTAGTAGTCCAACTTCAATTCTGCAGAATCATGAGTTCCCAGTCGCCCATCAAG aAGTGCAATTCGGTTTAGACCATGCGTCAACTTCGACATCTTACAGCCAAGAAGCAGTAGCAGATGACCATCAGTCTCATCCCATCCAAAACAGCCTTACAGTGGGTGATTTTCCCCCGGTACCCGGCAACGGCGGCGGAGGAAACAATTGGTGCCCCAGTTGTCCACAATTGGTGCCAAGCAATCACTTAGCAGTTGAAATGCCTCAGCTTCAGATGCCAG AATTGGGAAACCAAAAGCAGCCTGGTGCAAGATAA
- the LOC102614703 gene encoding uncharacterized protein LOC102614703 isoform X2, producing MATNTSYMQIPQTLFASIDMGTSSFKLLIIRAYPNGKFLTIDTLKQPVILGRDLSSSCSISTQSQARSVESLLMFRDIIQSHNISRDHTRAVATAAVRAAENKDEFVERVREKVGFEVDVLTGEQEAKFVYMGVLQFLPVFDRLVLSVDIGGGSTEFVIGKRGKVVFCESVNLGHVSLSEKFGTCSGNFEEVLKMREYVRMVILEFGLVEKVKEGGFEVAVGSSGTIRAIEKAVVSGYDRDFVDNVGDFGGCKRDWRLSRGELKGIVERLCCGGDGEVERVRRERFFKRRSEFIVAGAVLLDEIFELLGIEEMEVSGYGLGEGIVADSLAKVFDGYDLNANARWRSVVRLAMRFNNKKRVKAGAQCASIAKDIFEGLRKCDKLYNNQVKLIASFEDKDLEYLEAACLLHNIGHFTSKKGYHKQSCHIIMNGDHLYGYSTDEIKLIALLTRFHRKKFPRSHHAFLEEFPEQAKQKFRVLCAIIRLSVILQQNDCVNLRGVDFFHSYEGFKLVIKEARDQPYLPGSSQPTLDNIEAELEKELEHFKKIFKQELLVVGSSSSSNDRKDKFPCERDADHL from the exons ATGGCCACAAATACTTCGTATATGCAAATCCCTCAAACGCTTTTTGCATCCATTGACATGGGCACAAGTTCTTTCAAGCTTTTGATCATTAGAGCTTACCCAAATGGCAAATTCCTGACAATAGACACTCTCAAACAGCCCGTGATTCTAGGCCGTGACTTGTCTTCCTCGTGTTCAATCTCCACTCAATCACAGGCTCGCTCCGTTGAGTCGTTACTAATGTTCAGAGACATAATTCAGTCCCACAACATAAGCAGAGACCACACACGTGCTGTTGCAACGGCAGCAGTGCGTGCAGCTGAGAACAAAGATGAGTTTGTTGAGCGTGTTAGGGAAAAAGTTGGTTTTGAAGTTGATGTGTTGACTGGGGAGCAAGAGGCTAAGTTCGTTTACATGGGTGTGCTTCAGTTCTTGCCTGTGTTTGATAGGTTGGTTTTGAGTGTTGACATTGGTGGTGGGTCCACTGAGTTTGTGATTGGGAAGAGAGGAAAGGTTGTGTTTTGTGAGTCAGTGAATCTGGGGCATGTGAGTCTGAGTGAAAAGTTTGGGACTTGTAGTGGGAATTTTGAggaagttttgaaaatgaggGAGTATGTTAGGATGGTGATTTTGGAATTTGGGTTGGTTGAGAAAGTGAAGGAGGGTGGTTTTGAGGTGGCTGTGGGTTCTTCTGGTACCATTAGAGCGATTGAGAAGGCTGTGGTTAGTGGTTATGATCGAGATTTTGTTGATAATGTGGGTGATTTTGGGGGTTGTAAGAGGGATTGGAGGTTGAGTAGAGGGGAACTGAAGGGCATTGTTGAGAGGTTGTGTTGTGGAGGAGATGGAGAAGTTGAGAGGGTAAGGAGGGAGAGGTTTTTTAAGAGGAGATCAGAGTTTATCGTTGCAGGTGCTGTGTTGTTGGATGAGATTTTTGAGTTGCTTGGGATTGAAGAAATGGAGGTTTCTGGGTATGGATTGGGAGAGGGTATTGTTGCTGATAGTTTGGCTAAGGTTTTTGATGGGTATGATTTGAATGCAAATGCTAGGTGGCGGTCTGTTGTGAGGCTTGCAATGAGGTTTAACAATAAGAAGAGGGTAAAAGCTGGTGCTCAATGTGCTAGCATTGCAAAG GATATATTTGAAGGTTTAAGAAAATGTGATAAGCTTTACAACAATCAAGTAAAACTTATTGCCTCATTCGAGGACAAGGATCTTGAATACCTTGAAGCTGCTTGCTTGCTTCACAATATAGGGCACTTCACCAGTAAAAAGGGTTATCATAAGCAGTCTTGTCACATCATTATG aATGGTGACCATCTTTATGGATATAGTACTGACGAAATCAAG CTAATAGCTCTGCTGACAAGATTTCACAGGAAAAAGTTCCCAAGGTCGCATCATGCTTTCTTAGAGGAGTTTCCTGAGCAG GCAAAGCAGAAATTCAGAGTACTTTGTGCAATCATCCGCTTATCAGTTATATTACAGCAGAATGATTGTGTGAATTTACGAGGAGTAGACTTCTTCCATTCTTATGAAGGTTTTAAACTG GTAATCAAGGAAGCAAGGGATCAACCTTATCTGCCTGGCAGTTCACAACCCACACTGGACAACATTGAGGCAGAATTAGAGAAAGAATTAGAACACTTCAAAAAA ATATTCAAGCAAGAATTGTTGGTTGTGGGTTCATCAAGCAGCTCAAATGACCGGAAAGATAAATTTCCTTGTGAAAGAGATGCTGATCacttgtaa
- the LOC102614703 gene encoding uncharacterized protein LOC102614703 isoform X1, protein MATNTSYMQIPQTLFASIDMGTSSFKLLIIRAYPNGKFLTIDTLKQPVILGRDLSSSCSISTQSQARSVESLLMFRDIIQSHNISRDHTRAVATAAVRAAENKDEFVERVREKVGFEVDVLTGEQEAKFVYMGVLQFLPVFDRLVLSVDIGGGSTEFVIGKRGKVVFCESVNLGHVSLSEKFGTCSGNFEEVLKMREYVRMVILEFGLVEKVKEGGFEVAVGSSGTIRAIEKAVVSGYDRDFVDNVGDFGGCKRDWRLSRGELKGIVERLCCGGDGEVERVRRERFFKRRSEFIVAGAVLLDEIFELLGIEEMEVSGYGLGEGIVADSLAKVFDGYDLNANARWRSVVRLAMRFNNKKRVKAGAQCASIAKDIFEGLRKCDKLYNNQVKLIASFEDKDLEYLEAACLLHNIGHFTSKKGYHKQSCHIIMNGDHLYGYSTDEIKLIALLTRFHRKKFPRSHHAFLEEFPEQAKQKFRVLCAIIRLSVILQQNDCVNLRGVDFFHSYEGFKLQVIKEARDQPYLPGSSQPTLDNIEAELEKELEHFKKIFKQELLVVGSSSSSNDRKDKFPCERDADHL, encoded by the exons ATGGCCACAAATACTTCGTATATGCAAATCCCTCAAACGCTTTTTGCATCCATTGACATGGGCACAAGTTCTTTCAAGCTTTTGATCATTAGAGCTTACCCAAATGGCAAATTCCTGACAATAGACACTCTCAAACAGCCCGTGATTCTAGGCCGTGACTTGTCTTCCTCGTGTTCAATCTCCACTCAATCACAGGCTCGCTCCGTTGAGTCGTTACTAATGTTCAGAGACATAATTCAGTCCCACAACATAAGCAGAGACCACACACGTGCTGTTGCAACGGCAGCAGTGCGTGCAGCTGAGAACAAAGATGAGTTTGTTGAGCGTGTTAGGGAAAAAGTTGGTTTTGAAGTTGATGTGTTGACTGGGGAGCAAGAGGCTAAGTTCGTTTACATGGGTGTGCTTCAGTTCTTGCCTGTGTTTGATAGGTTGGTTTTGAGTGTTGACATTGGTGGTGGGTCCACTGAGTTTGTGATTGGGAAGAGAGGAAAGGTTGTGTTTTGTGAGTCAGTGAATCTGGGGCATGTGAGTCTGAGTGAAAAGTTTGGGACTTGTAGTGGGAATTTTGAggaagttttgaaaatgaggGAGTATGTTAGGATGGTGATTTTGGAATTTGGGTTGGTTGAGAAAGTGAAGGAGGGTGGTTTTGAGGTGGCTGTGGGTTCTTCTGGTACCATTAGAGCGATTGAGAAGGCTGTGGTTAGTGGTTATGATCGAGATTTTGTTGATAATGTGGGTGATTTTGGGGGTTGTAAGAGGGATTGGAGGTTGAGTAGAGGGGAACTGAAGGGCATTGTTGAGAGGTTGTGTTGTGGAGGAGATGGAGAAGTTGAGAGGGTAAGGAGGGAGAGGTTTTTTAAGAGGAGATCAGAGTTTATCGTTGCAGGTGCTGTGTTGTTGGATGAGATTTTTGAGTTGCTTGGGATTGAAGAAATGGAGGTTTCTGGGTATGGATTGGGAGAGGGTATTGTTGCTGATAGTTTGGCTAAGGTTTTTGATGGGTATGATTTGAATGCAAATGCTAGGTGGCGGTCTGTTGTGAGGCTTGCAATGAGGTTTAACAATAAGAAGAGGGTAAAAGCTGGTGCTCAATGTGCTAGCATTGCAAAG GATATATTTGAAGGTTTAAGAAAATGTGATAAGCTTTACAACAATCAAGTAAAACTTATTGCCTCATTCGAGGACAAGGATCTTGAATACCTTGAAGCTGCTTGCTTGCTTCACAATATAGGGCACTTCACCAGTAAAAAGGGTTATCATAAGCAGTCTTGTCACATCATTATG aATGGTGACCATCTTTATGGATATAGTACTGACGAAATCAAG CTAATAGCTCTGCTGACAAGATTTCACAGGAAAAAGTTCCCAAGGTCGCATCATGCTTTCTTAGAGGAGTTTCCTGAGCAG GCAAAGCAGAAATTCAGAGTACTTTGTGCAATCATCCGCTTATCAGTTATATTACAGCAGAATGATTGTGTGAATTTACGAGGAGTAGACTTCTTCCATTCTTATGAAGGTTTTAAACTG CAGGTAATCAAGGAAGCAAGGGATCAACCTTATCTGCCTGGCAGTTCACAACCCACACTGGACAACATTGAGGCAGAATTAGAGAAAGAATTAGAACACTTCAAAAAA ATATTCAAGCAAGAATTGTTGGTTGTGGGTTCATCAAGCAGCTCAAATGACCGGAAAGATAAATTTCCTTGTGAAAGAGATGCTGATCacttgtaa
- the LOC102614703 gene encoding uncharacterized protein LOC102614703 isoform X3, whose amino-acid sequence MATNTSYMQIPQTLFASIDMGTSSFKLLIIRAYPNGKFLTIDTLKQPVILGRDLSSSCSISTQSQARSVESLLMFRDIIQSHNISRDHTRAVATAAVRAAENKDEFVERVREKVGFEVDVLTGEQEAKFVYMGVLQFLPVFDRLVLSVDIGGGSTEFVIGKRGKVVFCESVNLGHVSLSEKFGTCSGNFEEVLKMREYVRMVILEFGLVEKVKEGGFEVAVGSSGTIRAIEKAVVSGYDRDFVDNVGDFGGCKRDWRLSRGELKGIVERLCCGGDGEVERVRRERFFKRRSEFIVAGAVLLDEIFELLGIEEMEVSGYGLGEGIVADSLAKVFDGYDLNANARWRSVVRLAMRFNNKKRVKAGAQCASIAKDIFEGLRKCDKLYNNQVKLIASFEDKDLEYLEAACLLHNIGHFTSKKGYHKQSCHIIMNGDHLYGYSTDEIKLIALLTRFHRKKFPRSHHAFLEEFPEQAKQKFRVLCAIIRLSVILQQNDCVNLRGVDFFHSYEGFKLDGHPPFTLT is encoded by the exons ATGGCCACAAATACTTCGTATATGCAAATCCCTCAAACGCTTTTTGCATCCATTGACATGGGCACAAGTTCTTTCAAGCTTTTGATCATTAGAGCTTACCCAAATGGCAAATTCCTGACAATAGACACTCTCAAACAGCCCGTGATTCTAGGCCGTGACTTGTCTTCCTCGTGTTCAATCTCCACTCAATCACAGGCTCGCTCCGTTGAGTCGTTACTAATGTTCAGAGACATAATTCAGTCCCACAACATAAGCAGAGACCACACACGTGCTGTTGCAACGGCAGCAGTGCGTGCAGCTGAGAACAAAGATGAGTTTGTTGAGCGTGTTAGGGAAAAAGTTGGTTTTGAAGTTGATGTGTTGACTGGGGAGCAAGAGGCTAAGTTCGTTTACATGGGTGTGCTTCAGTTCTTGCCTGTGTTTGATAGGTTGGTTTTGAGTGTTGACATTGGTGGTGGGTCCACTGAGTTTGTGATTGGGAAGAGAGGAAAGGTTGTGTTTTGTGAGTCAGTGAATCTGGGGCATGTGAGTCTGAGTGAAAAGTTTGGGACTTGTAGTGGGAATTTTGAggaagttttgaaaatgaggGAGTATGTTAGGATGGTGATTTTGGAATTTGGGTTGGTTGAGAAAGTGAAGGAGGGTGGTTTTGAGGTGGCTGTGGGTTCTTCTGGTACCATTAGAGCGATTGAGAAGGCTGTGGTTAGTGGTTATGATCGAGATTTTGTTGATAATGTGGGTGATTTTGGGGGTTGTAAGAGGGATTGGAGGTTGAGTAGAGGGGAACTGAAGGGCATTGTTGAGAGGTTGTGTTGTGGAGGAGATGGAGAAGTTGAGAGGGTAAGGAGGGAGAGGTTTTTTAAGAGGAGATCAGAGTTTATCGTTGCAGGTGCTGTGTTGTTGGATGAGATTTTTGAGTTGCTTGGGATTGAAGAAATGGAGGTTTCTGGGTATGGATTGGGAGAGGGTATTGTTGCTGATAGTTTGGCTAAGGTTTTTGATGGGTATGATTTGAATGCAAATGCTAGGTGGCGGTCTGTTGTGAGGCTTGCAATGAGGTTTAACAATAAGAAGAGGGTAAAAGCTGGTGCTCAATGTGCTAGCATTGCAAAG GATATATTTGAAGGTTTAAGAAAATGTGATAAGCTTTACAACAATCAAGTAAAACTTATTGCCTCATTCGAGGACAAGGATCTTGAATACCTTGAAGCTGCTTGCTTGCTTCACAATATAGGGCACTTCACCAGTAAAAAGGGTTATCATAAGCAGTCTTGTCACATCATTATG aATGGTGACCATCTTTATGGATATAGTACTGACGAAATCAAG CTAATAGCTCTGCTGACAAGATTTCACAGGAAAAAGTTCCCAAGGTCGCATCATGCTTTCTTAGAGGAGTTTCCTGAGCAG GCAAAGCAGAAATTCAGAGTACTTTGTGCAATCATCCGCTTATCAGTTATATTACAGCAGAATGATTGTGTGAATTTACGAGGAGTAGACTTCTTCCATTCTTATGAAGGTTTTAAACTG GATGGTCACCCTCCTTTTACATTGACCTGA